One segment of Agromyces albus DNA contains the following:
- a CDS encoding lytic transglycosylase domain-containing protein, whose product MATDAGSDEIGEARRPPSSGTRKQGGLKQAASVTFAFLASVSFLLVNVVDPYSGATASSDFNRDGDRFGGEQPQTVEVGDAHTIAVGQETYVVEKKPEPVKLAPASTDSESGWAPPAVTPDPGSAQAYAAGAVAARGWGSSEFDCLVALWSKESGWRVNAYNAGSGAYGIPQALPGSKMAVAGADWETNAGTQIEWGLMYITDRYGTPCGAWAKSQAGGWY is encoded by the coding sequence GTGGCTACGGATGCTGGGAGTGACGAGATAGGCGAAGCGCGGCGCCCGCCGTCATCGGGCACTCGAAAGCAGGGCGGACTCAAGCAAGCCGCCTCGGTCACATTCGCGTTCCTCGCGTCGGTGAGCTTTCTGCTCGTGAACGTCGTCGATCCGTACTCGGGCGCCACCGCCTCGTCCGATTTCAACCGGGACGGCGATCGCTTCGGCGGGGAGCAGCCGCAGACGGTCGAGGTCGGCGACGCGCACACGATCGCAGTCGGCCAGGAGACCTACGTCGTCGAGAAGAAGCCCGAGCCCGTGAAGCTCGCGCCGGCGAGCACCGATAGCGAGAGCGGCTGGGCGCCGCCTGCCGTGACGCCCGATCCCGGCTCCGCGCAGGCATATGCCGCAGGAGCCGTCGCGGCTCGAGGGTGGGGTTCGTCGGAGTTCGACTGCCTCGTGGCGCTGTGGAGCAAGGAATCGGGCTGGCGAGTGAACGCGTATAACGCGGGGAGCGGTGCCTATGGCATCCCGCAGGCGCTTCCAGGGTCCAAGATGGCCGTCGCCGGCGCGGACTGGGAGACGAACGCGGGAACGCAGATCGAGTGGGGTTTGATGTACATCACCGATCGCTACGGCACTCCTTGCGGAGCGTGGGCGAAATCGCAAGCAGGCGGCTGGTACTGA
- a CDS encoding DivIVA domain-containing protein, whose protein sequence is MNSTFPRTRKPRLGYDTREVEEFLQLARRAYDGTARPNDPPLTSERIRLTAFAMQKGGYSTAHVDAALERLEDAFAAQERQVAARLHGNEAWLREARTTAQVVANRLARPQGQRFDRVNPLVLGYSTREVDRFADKLTRYFRDGWPISLEDVRTVVFKTQRGGYRESQVDLVLDAVVDVMLAVR, encoded by the coding sequence GTGAACTCCACCTTCCCTCGCACACGCAAGCCCCGCCTCGGGTATGACACGAGGGAGGTCGAGGAATTCCTCCAGCTCGCTCGTCGCGCCTACGACGGCACCGCGCGACCGAATGACCCGCCCCTGACGTCGGAGCGAATCCGCCTCACCGCATTCGCCATGCAGAAGGGCGGCTATTCCACCGCGCACGTCGACGCAGCCCTCGAACGCCTGGAGGACGCGTTCGCGGCCCAGGAGCGGCAGGTGGCGGCCCGGCTCCACGGCAACGAGGCTTGGCTCCGCGAGGCCCGCACGACGGCGCAGGTCGTCGCCAACCGCCTCGCGCGCCCACAGGGCCAGCGCTTCGATCGCGTGAACCCGCTGGTGCTCGGGTACAGCACGCGCGAGGTCGATCGATTCGCCGACAAGCTCACTCGGTACTTCCGTGACGGATGGCCGATCTCGCTCGAAGACGTGCGCACGGTGGTCTTCAAGACACAGCGGGGCGGCTACCGCGAGTCGCAGGTCGACCTCGTGCTCGACGCCGTCGTCGACGTGATGCTCGCCGTTCGATGA
- a CDS encoding phosphatidate cytidylyltransferase codes for MSGVPEEDQSDAGGHERTSRDEFRAQVHARKADLERQFEASKAQFDHAQEKINARTGRNLILAVIIGLAFGGALLLSLLVIKELFMVFAVVIAGFASYELAQALRKGGFLVPRIPTVIAAVVAVPIAYYGGAGGQLLAVLGGVIVVTIWRLAEQALPAFRATTRRALVRDIAAGAFVQGYVTFLATFAVVLTAAEGGQWWTLAFIVTAVSADTGAYAFGLMFGKHPMAPVISPKKTWEGFAGGAATSLLAGVLLSTLMLGNTWWFGVIFGTAIFLSATLGDLVESLVKRDIGIKDMSSWLPGHGGFLDRLDSILPSAAVAFVAFRIFG; via the coding sequence ATGTCGGGCGTCCCAGAAGAGGATCAGTCGGACGCCGGGGGGCATGAGCGAACCTCGCGTGACGAGTTCCGCGCGCAGGTACACGCCAGGAAGGCCGATCTCGAGCGTCAGTTCGAGGCGTCGAAGGCGCAGTTCGACCATGCGCAGGAGAAGATCAACGCCCGCACAGGCCGCAACCTGATCCTCGCCGTGATCATCGGCCTCGCCTTCGGCGGCGCCCTGCTGCTCAGCCTGCTCGTGATCAAAGAGCTCTTCATGGTCTTCGCGGTCGTGATCGCCGGCTTCGCGAGCTACGAACTGGCGCAAGCGCTTCGCAAGGGCGGCTTCCTGGTTCCCCGCATCCCGACGGTCATCGCCGCCGTCGTCGCGGTTCCGATCGCCTACTACGGGGGAGCCGGCGGACAACTGCTCGCGGTGCTCGGCGGCGTCATCGTCGTGACCATCTGGCGGCTCGCCGAACAGGCCCTTCCCGCCTTCCGGGCGACCACACGGCGAGCACTCGTGCGCGATATCGCGGCCGGCGCGTTCGTGCAGGGCTACGTCACGTTCCTCGCGACCTTCGCCGTGGTACTCACGGCGGCCGAGGGCGGCCAATGGTGGACGCTGGCATTCATCGTCACCGCGGTCTCGGCCGACACCGGCGCCTATGCCTTCGGGCTCATGTTCGGAAAGCATCCCATGGCGCCCGTGATCAGCCCGAAGAAGACGTGGGAGGGCTTCGCGGGTGGCGCCGCGACGAGCCTTCTCGCCGGGGTGCTCCTCTCGACGCTCATGCTCGGCAACACGTGGTGGTTCGGCGTCATCTTCGGAACCGCGATCTTCCTGAGCGCGACGCTCGGAGACCTCGTCGAGTCGCTCGTCAAGCGCGACATCGGCATCAAGGACATGAGCTCCTGGCTCCCGGGCCACGGCGGATTCCTCGATCGGCTCGACTCCATCCTGCCGTCGGCCGCAGTCGCGTTCGTCGCCTTCCGGATCTTCGGCTGA
- the frr gene encoding ribosome recycling factor gives MIADVLSDATARMKKAVEVAKDDFGSVRTGRANPQLFQKIMVSYYGTPTPLAQLASLQNPEARTLLVTPYDKGALRDIEQAIRDTPNLGANPSNDGNIIRVTLPELTEERRKEYVKIVRGKAEDAKVSVRNIRRKAKDDLDSLKGEVGDDEVSRAEKELEQITKTNVDSIDDALKRKEAELLEV, from the coding sequence GTGATCGCGGATGTACTTTCCGATGCCACCGCACGTATGAAGAAGGCTGTCGAGGTTGCCAAAGACGACTTCGGATCCGTACGCACCGGGCGGGCGAATCCCCAGCTCTTCCAGAAGATCATGGTGAGCTACTACGGCACCCCGACGCCGCTCGCACAGCTCGCGTCGTTGCAGAACCCAGAGGCCCGTACCCTCCTCGTCACGCCCTACGACAAGGGAGCGCTCCGCGACATCGAGCAGGCGATCCGCGACACCCCGAACCTCGGCGCCAACCCGTCGAACGACGGCAACATCATCCGGGTGACGCTGCCCGAGTTGACCGAGGAGCGTCGCAAGGAGTACGTCAAGATCGTGCGCGGAAAGGCGGAGGACGCCAAGGTGTCCGTTCGCAACATCCGTCGCAAGGCGAAAGACGACCTCGACTCCCTCAAGGGCGAGGTCGGCGATGACGAGGTGTCGCGCGCCGAGAAGGAGCTCGAGCAGATCACGAAGACCAACGTCGACTCGATCGACGACGCGCTGAAGCGCAAGGAAGCCGAACTTCTCGAGGTCTGA